One window of Carcharodon carcharias isolate sCarCar2 chromosome 25, sCarCar2.pri, whole genome shotgun sequence genomic DNA carries:
- the LOC121269736 gene encoding uncharacterized protein LOC121269736 isoform X1, with protein MATSMDTTEKFLATFTTLEFESYEDFSSKLETFQQVTGSLYQKVSTHTLKRENKRRRIQVPSRFKYASVKLHCVHYGQPRIRSTGVRPNQRYLAMGCKAFITVKFVGSKNRLCVTAYHLVHTGHVLDPQRLHFYARRRQLNQDERKKVEELVKLQTGNKQLKDFIQQTFNKTVTLRDIRNLKTQLKARGDSMDSVRDTLVFHNKALDQESSYPMFLHRASLRHVAEAPADLQSFNAGLTSYTVKLVHQDHSRLHQVSVEQQNVTARSAARQYTLKIHDGQPICCCKFSIQTSLPCKHAIAVQRHLGLSLEQLIPNCLRRAPQSPMAAHMAAAIAIREDRPRLLSINEKYCLLSDQLHSLGCTIMQSGTVNFWRHLDCLDRQIHYWEQLEWLERQNHCWQRGLPDEMKCLEGARLSNVTDNWREALLNGDGSHIPNHASFPAQFTEGQEDIIVMPPSQGEKDRTPWPTELMDHTYAYLYPIPLPSPEELSSPCHFTLDPNLWPTELMDHPYACLYQAPLPSPEEASSLCPVTVGEPDTSLITAMGTDAQTSASTETTHS; from the exons ATGGCTACTTCAATGGATACAACTGAGAAGTTCCTCGCCACCTTCACAACCCTGGAGTTTGAGAGttatgaggatttcagcagtaaATTGGAGACGTTTCAGCAG GTAACGGGGAGCCTGTACCAGAAAGTAAGCACCCATACGCTCAAGAGGGAGAACAAGAGACGGCGAATCCAAGTCCCCAGCCGCTTTAAGTATGCCTCAGTGAAGCTGCACTGTGTCCACTATGGGCAGCCACGCATCCGTTCCACTGGAGTGAGACCTAATCAAAG GTATCTCGCCATGGGCTGCAAAGCCTTCATCACAGTAAAGTTCGTTGGGAGCAAGAATAGGCTGTGTGTCACTGCCTACCATCTTGTGCATACCGGCCATGTCCTGGATCCACAACGTTTACACTTCTATGCAAGACGACGGCAACTGAACCAGGATGAAAGGAAGAAGGTCGAAGAGTTGGTCAAGTTGCAGACTGGGAACAAGCAGCTGAAGGATTTTATCCAGCAGACATTCAATAAGACTGTAACGCTACGTGACATCAGAAATCTAAAGACCCAGCTCAAAGCAAGGGGTGACAGCATGGATTCAGTCCGTGACACATTGGTTTTCCACAATAAGGCCCTCGATCAGGAAAGTTCCTATCCGATGTTTTTGCACAGAGCCTCTCTCAGACATGTTGCAGAGGCACCGGCTGATCTCCAGTCATTCAATGCAGGGCTCACCAGCTACACAGTGAAACTGGTGCATCAAGATCATAGCCGCCTCCATCAAGTGAGTGTCGAGCAGCAGAATGTGACTGCACGTTCTGCTGCCAGGCAGTACACACTGAAGATACATGATGGCCAACCTATTTGCTGCTGTAAATTCTCCATTCAGACTTCGTTGCCCTGCAAACATGCTATTGCTGTGCAGAGGCATCTCGGCTTATCTTTGGAGCAACTCATTCCCAACTGTCTACGGCGAGCACCTCAGTCACCCATGGCGGCACATATGGCAGCTGCCATTGCGATTAGAGAGGACCGGCCAAGGCTCCTCAGCATCAATGAAAAATACTGTTTACTTTCAGACCAGTTGCACAGTTTGGGGTGCACCATTATGCAGAGTGGAACAGTGAATTTCTGGCGGCACCTGGACTGCCTAGATCGTCAGATTCATTACTGGGAGCAACTGGAGTGGCTGGAACGTCAGAATCACTGCTGGCAACGAGGACTGCCAGATGAGATGAAATGCCTTGAAGGTGCTCGGCTAAGTAATGTGACAGACAATTGGAGAGAGGCACTTCTGAATGGAGATGGGTCCCACATTCCAAATCATGCTAGTTTTCCTGCACAGTTCACAGAGGGTCAGGAGGACATCATCGTCATGCCACCATCCCAGGGTGAGAAAGATCGTACCCCCTGGCCTACTGAGCTGATGGACCATACGTATGCCTATTTGTACCCAATTCCACTTCCCTCACCTGAGGAGCTCTCTTctccatgtcattttacactggATCCTAACCTCTGGCCTACTGAACTGATGGACCATCCATACGCCTGCCTGTACCAGGCTCCACTTCCCTCACCTGAGGAGGCCTCTTCTCTGTGTCCTGTTACAGTGGGAGAGCCAGACACCTCGCTGATCACAGCAATGGGCACTGATGCACAAACATCTGCCTCCACAGAAACAACCCACTCATGA
- the LOC121269736 gene encoding uncharacterized protein LOC121269736 isoform X2: MGCKAFITVKFVGSKNRLCVTAYHLVHTGHVLDPQRLHFYARRRQLNQDERKKVEELVKLQTGNKQLKDFIQQTFNKTVTLRDIRNLKTQLKARGDSMDSVRDTLVFHNKALDQESSYPMFLHRASLRHVAEAPADLQSFNAGLTSYTVKLVHQDHSRLHQVSVEQQNVTARSAARQYTLKIHDGQPICCCKFSIQTSLPCKHAIAVQRHLGLSLEQLIPNCLRRAPQSPMAAHMAAAIAIREDRPRLLSINEKYCLLSDQLHSLGCTIMQSGTVNFWRHLDCLDRQIHYWEQLEWLERQNHCWQRGLPDEMKCLEGARLSNVTDNWREALLNGDGSHIPNHASFPAQFTEGQEDIIVMPPSQGEKDRTPWPTELMDHTYAYLYPIPLPSPEELSSPCHFTLDPNLWPTELMDHPYACLYQAPLPSPEEASSLCPVTVGEPDTSLITAMGTDAQTSASTETTHS; the protein is encoded by the coding sequence ATGGGCTGCAAAGCCTTCATCACAGTAAAGTTCGTTGGGAGCAAGAATAGGCTGTGTGTCACTGCCTACCATCTTGTGCATACCGGCCATGTCCTGGATCCACAACGTTTACACTTCTATGCAAGACGACGGCAACTGAACCAGGATGAAAGGAAGAAGGTCGAAGAGTTGGTCAAGTTGCAGACTGGGAACAAGCAGCTGAAGGATTTTATCCAGCAGACATTCAATAAGACTGTAACGCTACGTGACATCAGAAATCTAAAGACCCAGCTCAAAGCAAGGGGTGACAGCATGGATTCAGTCCGTGACACATTGGTTTTCCACAATAAGGCCCTCGATCAGGAAAGTTCCTATCCGATGTTTTTGCACAGAGCCTCTCTCAGACATGTTGCAGAGGCACCGGCTGATCTCCAGTCATTCAATGCAGGGCTCACCAGCTACACAGTGAAACTGGTGCATCAAGATCATAGCCGCCTCCATCAAGTGAGTGTCGAGCAGCAGAATGTGACTGCACGTTCTGCTGCCAGGCAGTACACACTGAAGATACATGATGGCCAACCTATTTGCTGCTGTAAATTCTCCATTCAGACTTCGTTGCCCTGCAAACATGCTATTGCTGTGCAGAGGCATCTCGGCTTATCTTTGGAGCAACTCATTCCCAACTGTCTACGGCGAGCACCTCAGTCACCCATGGCGGCACATATGGCAGCTGCCATTGCGATTAGAGAGGACCGGCCAAGGCTCCTCAGCATCAATGAAAAATACTGTTTACTTTCAGACCAGTTGCACAGTTTGGGGTGCACCATTATGCAGAGTGGAACAGTGAATTTCTGGCGGCACCTGGACTGCCTAGATCGTCAGATTCATTACTGGGAGCAACTGGAGTGGCTGGAACGTCAGAATCACTGCTGGCAACGAGGACTGCCAGATGAGATGAAATGCCTTGAAGGTGCTCGGCTAAGTAATGTGACAGACAATTGGAGAGAGGCACTTCTGAATGGAGATGGGTCCCACATTCCAAATCATGCTAGTTTTCCTGCACAGTTCACAGAGGGTCAGGAGGACATCATCGTCATGCCACCATCCCAGGGTGAGAAAGATCGTACCCCCTGGCCTACTGAGCTGATGGACCATACGTATGCCTATTTGTACCCAATTCCACTTCCCTCACCTGAGGAGCTCTCTTctccatgtcattttacactggATCCTAACCTCTGGCCTACTGAACTGATGGACCATCCATACGCCTGCCTGTACCAGGCTCCACTTCCCTCACCTGAGGAGGCCTCTTCTCTGTGTCCTGTTACAGTGGGAGAGCCAGACACCTCGCTGATCACAGCAATGGGCACTGATGCACAAACATCTGCCTCCACAGAAACAACCCACTCATGA
- the LOC121269737 gene encoding uncharacterized protein C11orf52 homolog produces MGNVLQLCTRKNKSIKSKSKKNSTVSETKTRDGKRVQTKIHEDSHPYDEVAPDIPVYAVVNKTQPEDIHYAEVQVIQQGSRRTLKQVKARQKENATEYATISFNPKMKYDRKNGTLVGLNPEGKIYPIQ; encoded by the exons GAACAAATCCATAAAAAGTAAATCAAAAAAGAATAGTACAG TTTCTGAGACCAAGACAAGGGATGGTAAACGTGTACAG ACAAAGATACATGAAGATTCTCATCCCTATGATGAAGTAGCCCCTGACATACCTGTATATGCTGTAGTGAATAAAACGCAGCCAGAAGATATCCACTATGCTGAAGTTCAGGTGATCCAACAGGGATCTCGACGCACACTCAAGCAAGTTAAGGCCAGACAAAAAGAAAACGCAACGGAGTATGCAACCATTAGCTTCAATCCCAAGATGAAATATGACAGAAAAAATGGGACTCTG GTTGGATTGAATCCTGAAGGAAAAATATATCCTATCCAATGA